From the genome of Drosophila melanogaster chromosome 2L, one region includes:
- the CG34173 gene encoding uncharacterized protein: protein MFRTLSIEPIRIEERSKDEVRANILVFAVTCALIRFIPIIVRKLS, encoded by the coding sequence ATGTTTCGCACACTGTCCATTGAGCCGATTAGAATTGAGGAGCGCTCCAAAGATGAGGTCCGTGCTAATATATTAGTGTTCGCTGTCACCTGTGCCCTTATCCGCTTTATTCCGATAATAGTGAGGAAATTATCGTAG